The Vibrio orientalis CIP 102891 = ATCC 33934 genome segment TCATCAACCAAGCTAAAGAAACACTGACAGCGCGTCGTTTAAGTACAACGCGAATCGTCACACCCGCGACTAGAATCCAGTAAAAGGCAATCCCAGCAAGTGTAAGAAAGTGGTAAAACTTTTCCATTCAATAACCTAGAAGTGTATGGCACTCCCAATAGTAGAGCTCAACAGGAACGACGACAAGCAAGATTTTCTCAAATCAGCTAATCATGGCGATAGATTAATAGATAGGACAAATCTGTTAGGTGAATGTTAAAACTGGTGTGTAATACATGTTAAAGGCTAAAAAAACAGCATTTAAACATATTAATTACATTTGTGGTGGGAAAATATACTTTTTGGGCTTCCAATTTTATTCCTAAACTGGTTTACTTGCTACAACGTTAGCGTCACTTAAAATTCTAATAAGTGTAAAAAAAAATTTACAATCACTTTTCTAGACGCCTAACAGAAGCAAACACAACTTATAAAATGATTTTAATGGAGTAAATCGTGGCTACTAGTTCAAGTGCACAGCCCCGTGATACATGGGGGTCTAAATTAGGCTTCGTAATGGCTGCAGCAGGTTCAGCTGTAGGTCTTGGCAACATTTGGAAGTTTCCTTACACAGCGGGTGAAAGTGGTGGTGGTGCGTTCGTTGCTATCTACCTACTTTTTGTGATTTTTATCGGCTTTAGCGTAATGCTTACAGAATTCGCTATTGGTCGTAAGACAGGTCTATCAGCAGTAGGTGCGTTTAAAACGACTGACCGTCGTTGGACGTTTACTGGTGTTATGGGTGTGCTTAGTGGCCTACTAATCATGGGTTTCTACCCAGTAGTAGGTGGTTGGGCGCTTGCTTATATCTTCAAAGTGGGTGGTGGTCTTCTAAACACGCCTGAAGCAATCGGTGATAGCTTCGGTGGATTTATTTCTGACCCAGTACAGCCACTAATGTGGATGGGTATTTACCTAGCGCTAAACATCGCTATCGTAATGAAAGGTATTTCTGGCGGTATCGAGAAAGCAGGTAAGGTATTAATGCCGCTTCTATTCCTGATCCTTATCTTTGTATCTGTTAAAGGTCTAATGCTTCCAGGTGCAATGGCGGGTCTAGAATTCCTATTCATGCCAGACTTCTCGAAAGTAGACAGTAACGTCGTATTAGCCGCTCTTGGTCAGGCGTTCTTCTCTCTATCACTAGGTATGGGTTGTATGCTGACATACGGTTCTTACCTGAAGAAGAAAGAGAACCTTGTTCAAACAACAGGTATGGTTACTGCAATGGATACAGGCGTTGCGATTCTAGCTGGTGTAGCTATGTTCCCAGCAATGTTCGCATTCGGTATGGAGCCAGCAGCAGGTCCAGGTCTAGTATTCGTCGTTGTGCCTCAGCTATTTGCTGAAATGGGCGGCGTAATTGGTCTGCTAATCGCTCTAATGTTCTTCCTTGGTCTAACGGTAGCTGCACTGACCTCTTCTGTATCTCTACTTGAAGTTGTCGTCTCTTACCTAATCGATGAAAAAGGCATGAAGCGTTCAACAGCGGTTATTTCTGCAAGTTCAGTAATGGCAGCGCTATGTGTGTTCGCATCACTATCACTAGGTGGTGTTGGTCCAACACTATTCGGTACTGGCGCGTTCGATATCTTCGATCTACTAACAGATAAGATCTTCCTAGCGGTTGGCGGTATGTTGGTATGTATCTTCGCTGGCTGGCGTCTAAACCGCGCTGAGCTAGAGAAAGAGATCACTAACGACGGTGAAGTATCTTT includes the following:
- a CDS encoding sodium-dependent transporter, translated to MATSSSAQPRDTWGSKLGFVMAAAGSAVGLGNIWKFPYTAGESGGGAFVAIYLLFVIFIGFSVMLTEFAIGRKTGLSAVGAFKTTDRRWTFTGVMGVLSGLLIMGFYPVVGGWALAYIFKVGGGLLNTPEAIGDSFGGFISDPVQPLMWMGIYLALNIAIVMKGISGGIEKAGKVLMPLLFLILIFVSVKGLMLPGAMAGLEFLFMPDFSKVDSNVVLAALGQAFFSLSLGMGCMLTYGSYLKKKENLVQTTGMVTAMDTGVAILAGVAMFPAMFAFGMEPAAGPGLVFVVVPQLFAEMGGVIGLLIALMFFLGLTVAALTSSVSLLEVVVSYLIDEKGMKRSTAVISASSVMAALCVFASLSLGGVGPTLFGTGAFDIFDLLTDKIFLAVGGMLVCIFAGWRLNRAELEKEITNDGEVSFPLFGLWYNLVKYVIPVAIAIVAFMGIKSGFDSGKGEIMLLGIGIIAVAGIFSKKL